From a single Gemmatimonadota bacterium genomic region:
- a CDS encoding HXXEE domain-containing protein, with product MTDDEAPRGAPRTAERRGLRGTWTALLPITYALHILEEYRAGETFYGWISRVAGVQLGAAAFLAINRTAFVVLTLAVVLANVVPGLEWMIAALGSVITINALLHGSLSILTASYSPGTVTGVLLWLPLGLFILRRAWTALPRRTFWPAVAVGVLLHAMVTLTALNAP from the coding sequence ATGACCGACGACGAAGCGCCGCGCGGGGCGCCACGCACCGCAGAACGCCGCGGATTGCGCGGGACTTGGACCGCGCTCCTTCCCATCACCTACGCCCTGCACATCCTCGAGGAATACCGCGCGGGTGAGACGTTCTACGGATGGATCTCCCGCGTGGCCGGCGTACAGCTCGGCGCCGCCGCCTTCCTGGCCATCAACCGCACGGCATTCGTCGTGCTGACCTTGGCGGTGGTGCTGGCCAACGTCGTACCCGGGCTGGAGTGGATGATCGCCGCCCTGGGCAGCGTGATCACCATCAATGCTCTGCTGCACGGCAGCTTGTCCATTCTGACGGCCTCGTACTCACCCGGAACCGTCACGGGTGTGCTGTTGTGGCTACCGCTGGGGCTCTTCATCCTGCGCCGGGCATGGACGGCCCTGCCACGCCGCACGTTCTGGCCGGCCGTGGCGGTGGGCGTGCTTCTGCATGCAATGGTGACGCTTACGGCGCTCAACGCGCCCTGA
- a CDS encoding cytochrome c biogenesis protein CcdC, producing the protein MVPLAKFLPVLAPIAGGAAVLVWRFRETRTPVTARKIIIPPLGMSTGFGMFLVPEMRIPWSWALVAFLAGALILAVPLMRSSTLERQGDVVVMRRSHGFVVILLGLLALRLLLHEYIGHLISGKQTAAVFFVLAFGMILRWRTAMYLRFRALQP; encoded by the coding sequence ATGGTCCCCCTTGCGAAGTTCCTGCCCGTCCTGGCTCCCATCGCGGGCGGCGCCGCCGTGCTGGTGTGGCGGTTCCGGGAGACTCGCACGCCCGTGACCGCGAGGAAGATCATCATTCCGCCGCTCGGCATGAGCACCGGGTTCGGCATGTTCCTGGTGCCGGAGATGCGCATCCCCTGGAGCTGGGCGCTGGTGGCCTTCCTCGCAGGCGCCCTGATCCTGGCTGTGCCGCTCATGCGCAGTTCCACGCTGGAGCGACAGGGAGACGTGGTAGTGATGCGCCGGTCGCACGGTTTCGTGGTCATCTTGCTCGGTCTTCTGGCTCTGCGGCTGCTCCTGCACGAGTACATCGGGCACCTGATCTCGGGGAAGCAGACGGCGGCAGTGTTCTTCGTGCTGGCCTTCGGCATGATCCTGCGTTGGCGCACAGCGATGTACCTGCGCTTCCGGGCGCTGCAGCCCTAG
- a CDS encoding zinc-binding dehydrogenase gives MNVGARPMRAWLLERTGSPEVLTLRSLPTPAPGPHDVLIRVEAIGINYAEVLSRKGLYGWAPKRPYVPGMEVVGTIEALGTEVQGHRVGERVLCGMQQGGYAERVVVPARRALPALPELSVEENAAFAVNFMTAWVALVEMARLRASDRVGITAAAGGVGTAALQIAAAHGCHVVAMAGSDEKLARVRPLGARAVANYRAPDFPAQLDRATEDGRMDVVLEVVGGEVYRTCLGRLANFGRLVVVGYAGLDYTRWNPLSWWRAWRDAPRVRITDAAVASSGVMATHIGYLLPDENRLLSIWTALTEFVRQHQLRPLVGRTYTFEELPDAHRFMESRESVGKLVVRTA, from the coding sequence GTGAACGTGGGCGCCCGACCCATGCGCGCCTGGCTGTTGGAGCGGACCGGTTCTCCCGAGGTCCTCACACTCCGGTCGCTCCCGACGCCAGCGCCGGGTCCGCACGACGTGTTGATCCGCGTCGAGGCCATCGGCATCAACTACGCCGAGGTCCTGTCTCGCAAGGGACTGTACGGTTGGGCTCCCAAGCGCCCCTACGTCCCCGGGATGGAAGTGGTCGGAACCATCGAGGCCCTGGGCACCGAGGTGCAGGGCCACCGCGTCGGCGAGCGGGTCCTCTGCGGCATGCAGCAGGGAGGCTACGCAGAGCGGGTCGTGGTGCCGGCCCGTCGCGCCCTACCCGCACTCCCAGAGCTCTCCGTCGAGGAGAACGCGGCCTTCGCGGTGAACTTCATGACCGCCTGGGTCGCCCTCGTGGAGATGGCAAGGCTCCGTGCTTCGGACCGGGTAGGCATCACGGCCGCCGCGGGTGGCGTCGGAACCGCCGCGCTGCAGATCGCCGCCGCGCACGGGTGCCATGTGGTGGCCATGGCGGGGAGCGACGAAAAGCTGGCCCGCGTGCGTCCGCTGGGCGCCCGCGCCGTTGCCAACTACCGCGCTCCGGACTTCCCCGCGCAGCTCGACCGCGCCACCGAGGACGGCCGCATGGACGTGGTGCTCGAGGTGGTGGGGGGCGAGGTCTATCGCACCTGCCTCGGGCGCCTCGCCAACTTCGGTCGCCTGGTGGTCGTGGGGTACGCGGGGCTCGACTACACGCGCTGGAACCCCCTGAGCTGGTGGCGAGCCTGGCGGGACGCCCCGCGCGTGCGCATCACCGACGCCGCGGTGGCCTCCTCCGGAGTGATGGCCACGCACATCGGGTATCTGCTGCCCGATGAGAACCGGCTCCTGAGCATCTGGACGGCACTCACCGAGTTCGTTCGGCAACACCAGCTCCGGCCCCTCGTGGGGCGGACCTATACGTTCGAGGAACTCCCCGACGCGCACCGGTTCATGGAGTCGAGAGAGAGCGTCGGGAAGCTGGTGGTCAGGACGGCCTAG
- a CDS encoding peroxidase: MPFIRTIPPAEAEGPVQEMYEQARGRYGYVPNWAQVFSLRPQVRDGWVALLTSITANLPVRTYELATLAAARGLKSSYCSLAHASVLANQVFDAAAVASIAEGSAEAPLTEGERAMMAFVERLVRGADQITAADVEVLRSHGYSDAEIFDIVAAACARCFFSTLLDALGVQADASYRELDPALRQALTVGRPIAEASS; this comes from the coding sequence ATGCCGTTCATCCGAACCATCCCACCCGCCGAAGCCGAGGGCCCGGTACAAGAGATGTACGAGCAGGCGCGAGGCCGCTACGGCTACGTCCCCAACTGGGCCCAGGTGTTCAGCCTGCGGCCCCAGGTCCGCGATGGCTGGGTGGCGCTGCTGACTTCGATCACCGCCAACCTCCCGGTGCGCACGTATGAATTGGCCACGCTGGCCGCCGCCCGGGGCCTCAAGAGCAGCTACTGCTCGTTGGCGCACGCGTCGGTGTTGGCCAATCAGGTGTTCGACGCAGCGGCCGTGGCCTCGATCGCCGAGGGCTCGGCCGAGGCGCCCCTCACCGAGGGAGAACGAGCCATGATGGCCTTCGTGGAGCGCCTGGTGCGCGGCGCCGACCAGATCACGGCGGCGGACGTCGAGGTGCTGCGGTCGCATGGCTACTCGGACGCCGAGATCTTCGACATCGTGGCCGCCGCCTGCGCGCGCTGCTTCTTCAGCACGTTGCTGGACGCGCTCGGTGTCCAAGCCGACGCATCGTACCGGGAGCTCGATCCCGCCCTGCGCCAGGCACTCACGGTAGGCCGGCCTATCGCGGAAGCGTCCTCGTGA
- a CDS encoding amidohydrolase family protein produces the protein MEVHLAPTPRRLGGRAPCLAAALIAAACATPLLAQSSTPVPEDTTNALVIVPERTLRFTTDEGTWISLDVSPDGSSIVFDLLGDLYVLPIEGGQARRLTHGMPWDGMPRWSPDGRTIAFVSDRDGGDNLWLIAADGSGLRRLTSEVDFAVSSPAWTPDGEYLVVRRFGPYPSAENYLTNVPLWMYHVRGGKGVQIFPASATRKSTNTGAAFSKDGRTLYVASHAGGYAGEELGRYQVIEYDRETGAERALTAGAGGGLRPVTSPDGRWLVYATRAGTATALRIRDLRTHEDRWLVAEAQRDDQEGYAPNDVFPGYAFTPDSRSVVYYGGGKIHRVDVATREVAEIPFSVDVELEMGARHFVPLRVEDGPVAITQLVSLAESPAGDRVAFSAVGKLWWAQRTETGFRAPQRFTRSAEREYFPAYSPDGRWVAFVTWSDSAGGHVWKTRADGGGQPIQLSEMPGAVEAPAWSPEGDRVVFSWSPRQAGLGAGPVASLGELRWVPAEGGAEHTIVASASRPALVSAAATEPTRVYFTEDVPNDTPGFNATQTTAVRSVRLDGTDGRTHAKLITGRVGGVVVRVSPDRRTLLVIERDDVYVMPFAPSGSDGLTIDFRSPSVPLRRLTTEGANYATWADGGRTVLWTFANHTYRAPVDSVLAYAEPERWGTRHAEISLSVPRALPNGEILLRGARVITMVGDSVLPRADVLVRDNRIAAVAPSIEAPPGARVLDLTGKTLMPGLVDVHAHPKTGSEIAPQQEWSIASNLAYGVTTTRNPSGSRWNVAWGELVETGDMVGSRIYATGPPLTTNNVPIKSYEDALAVVRRYKGQGVHSLKQYLQPRRIQRQWILQAARAEGINATNEGAADLRMDLTMAVDGYAAIEHSIGQVPLYKDVVTVFAESRIAYTPTLVVAYGGPAGDTYYRARTDLDKDPKTSHFTPAELLTRTARRRRLVVEEDYNFPLIARGVRDIVRAGGLAGLGSHGQQDGIGAHWELWALASGEMTPMEALRIATRLGAESIGFEEDLGSIETGKLADLIVLNSNPLDDIHNSSDLLYVMKGGELYEAATLDRIWPTPRAFPMPYWIVERDDLNTLRR, from the coding sequence ATGGAAGTCCACCTTGCTCCGACTCCTCGACGGCTGGGCGGCCGGGCTCCGTGCCTCGCTGCTGCGCTGATCGCCGCCGCGTGCGCCACTCCTCTCCTGGCCCAGTCGTCGACCCCGGTGCCAGAGGACACGACCAACGCCCTGGTGATCGTGCCGGAACGGACCCTGCGCTTCACCACCGATGAGGGCACCTGGATCTCCCTGGACGTGTCGCCGGACGGCAGTTCCATCGTCTTCGACCTGCTGGGCGATCTGTATGTGCTCCCCATCGAAGGTGGCCAAGCGCGCCGGCTCACCCACGGCATGCCCTGGGACGGCATGCCGCGCTGGTCGCCCGACGGACGCACCATCGCCTTCGTCTCGGACCGGGACGGAGGAGACAATCTCTGGTTGATCGCAGCGGACGGCAGCGGTCTGCGTCGTCTCACGTCGGAGGTGGACTTCGCCGTCTCGTCTCCGGCCTGGACGCCGGACGGCGAGTATCTCGTCGTACGCCGCTTCGGGCCCTACCCGTCGGCGGAGAACTACCTGACCAACGTGCCGCTCTGGATGTACCACGTCCGGGGCGGGAAGGGCGTGCAGATCTTCCCGGCCTCGGCGACGCGCAAGTCCACCAACACCGGCGCCGCGTTCTCGAAGGACGGACGCACCCTGTACGTGGCGTCCCATGCGGGGGGCTACGCGGGAGAGGAGCTGGGCCGCTACCAGGTGATCGAATACGATCGGGAGACCGGGGCGGAGCGCGCGTTGACGGCCGGCGCCGGTGGGGGGTTGAGACCCGTGACCTCGCCGGACGGACGCTGGCTGGTGTACGCGACCCGCGCCGGTACCGCCACTGCACTGCGGATCCGCGATCTGCGCACCCACGAAGACCGCTGGTTGGTCGCGGAGGCGCAGCGCGATGACCAAGAAGGGTACGCACCCAACGACGTGTTCCCCGGCTACGCCTTCACGCCGGACTCCCGGTCCGTGGTCTACTATGGCGGTGGCAAGATCCACCGCGTGGACGTCGCCACGCGCGAGGTCGCCGAGATCCCCTTCAGCGTCGACGTCGAGCTGGAGATGGGCGCTCGCCACTTCGTGCCCCTGCGTGTGGAGGACGGTCCGGTCGCCATCACGCAGCTCGTCTCGCTGGCCGAATCGCCGGCGGGGGACCGGGTGGCGTTCTCGGCGGTGGGGAAGCTGTGGTGGGCTCAGCGCACCGAAACGGGCTTCCGTGCTCCCCAGAGGTTCACTCGCTCCGCGGAGCGCGAGTACTTCCCCGCCTACTCGCCCGACGGGCGTTGGGTCGCCTTCGTGACCTGGTCGGACTCGGCAGGCGGCCACGTGTGGAAGACCCGCGCCGACGGCGGCGGACAACCGATCCAGCTTTCCGAGATGCCGGGAGCCGTGGAGGCGCCCGCCTGGAGCCCGGAGGGCGACCGCGTGGTCTTCTCGTGGTCTCCCCGCCAGGCCGGGCTCGGCGCGGGGCCGGTGGCGTCCCTGGGCGAGCTGCGCTGGGTGCCCGCCGAAGGTGGGGCGGAGCACACCATCGTGGCCTCGGCATCCCGGCCTGCGCTGGTGAGCGCGGCGGCAACGGAACCGACGCGCGTGTACTTCACCGAAGACGTGCCCAACGACACGCCAGGGTTCAACGCCACCCAGACCACCGCCGTGCGTTCGGTGCGGCTGGATGGCACCGACGGCCGGACGCACGCCAAGCTGATCACGGGTCGCGTGGGTGGAGTGGTGGTACGCGTGTCGCCCGATCGCCGCACTCTGCTCGTGATCGAGCGGGACGACGTCTATGTGATGCCGTTCGCGCCGTCGGGGAGCGACGGGTTGACCATCGACTTCCGCTCTCCTTCCGTGCCGCTGCGGCGCCTGACCACGGAGGGCGCGAACTACGCGACCTGGGCCGATGGAGGCCGCACCGTCCTGTGGACGTTCGCAAACCACACCTACCGAGCACCGGTCGACTCCGTGCTGGCGTACGCGGAGCCGGAGCGGTGGGGGACCCGACACGCGGAAATCTCCCTGAGCGTCCCGCGAGCCCTCCCGAACGGAGAGATCCTGCTCCGGGGTGCGCGCGTGATCACCATGGTCGGCGACAGCGTGCTGCCGCGCGCCGACGTCCTGGTACGCGACAACCGCATCGCTGCGGTCGCCCCCTCCATCGAAGCGCCGCCGGGGGCACGGGTGCTGGATCTGACGGGGAAGACGCTGATGCCGGGGCTGGTCGACGTCCACGCGCATCCGAAGACCGGAAGTGAGATCGCGCCGCAGCAGGAGTGGTCCATCGCGTCCAACCTGGCCTACGGCGTCACTACCACGCGCAACCCCTCCGGCTCCCGCTGGAACGTGGCATGGGGCGAGCTCGTCGAGACGGGAGACATGGTGGGCTCGCGCATCTACGCCACGGGACCGCCGCTGACCACCAACAACGTGCCCATCAAGAGCTACGAGGACGCGCTTGCCGTGGTACGCCGCTACAAAGGGCAGGGCGTGCATTCGCTCAAGCAGTATCTGCAGCCGCGCCGCATCCAACGGCAGTGGATCCTGCAGGCGGCTCGGGCAGAGGGCATCAATGCCACCAATGAGGGAGCCGCAGATCTGCGCATGGACCTCACCATGGCCGTTGACGGCTATGCGGCCATCGAGCACTCCATCGGGCAAGTACCTCTCTACAAGGACGTCGTCACCGTCTTCGCCGAGTCACGCATCGCCTACACACCGACGCTGGTGGTCGCCTACGGAGGGCCGGCCGGCGACACCTACTACCGCGCGCGCACCGATCTGGACAAGGATCCGAAGACGTCCCACTTCACGCCGGCCGAGCTGCTGACGCGCACGGCGCGCCGCAGGCGCTTGGTCGTCGAGGAAGATTACAACTTTCCACTGATTGCCCGTGGAGTGCGCGACATCGTGCGGGCCGGCGGCCTGGCCGGGCTCGGGTCGCACGGTCAGCAGGACGGCATCGGCGCCCACTGGGAGCTGTGGGCGCTCGCCAGCGGCGAGATGACGCCCATGGAGGCGCTTCGCATCGCTACCCGGCTCGGCGCTGAATCGATCGGCTTCGAGGAGGACCTGGGCTCGATCGAGACGGGCAAGCTCGCCGATCTCATCGTGCTGAACAGCAATCCGCTCGATGACATCCACAACTCGAGCGATCTGCTCTACGTGATGAAGGGTGGGGAGCTCTACGAGGCCGCCACGCTCGATCGGATCTGGCCCACGCCGCGAGCGTTTCCGATGCCGTACTGGATCGTGGAGCGGGACGACCTGAACACACTGCGACGCTGA
- a CDS encoding DUF4440 domain-containing protein, with the protein MRRRSTSLLWLCSAGLAACAPAPADREAALASLRAAALAYQSAASAKDAEAVVALYDSTAIMVPPGGPLVEGLDGVRNYRFGFISTPGVRLEFELLRAELSESADLGWTLALGHITIERPEGPPGRDLVRDFHTWRRQADGSWKVVVDMWNSGPLPEG; encoded by the coding sequence ATGAGACGTCGTTCGACTAGCCTGCTGTGGCTCTGCAGTGCCGGCCTCGCAGCCTGCGCGCCCGCCCCGGCCGACCGCGAGGCCGCACTCGCTTCGCTACGGGCCGCTGCCCTCGCCTACCAGAGCGCGGCCTCAGCCAAGGATGCGGAGGCGGTCGTGGCGCTCTATGACTCCACGGCCATCATGGTCCCGCCCGGCGGGCCGCTCGTGGAAGGCCTGGACGGGGTGCGCAACTACCGCTTCGGATTCATCAGCACCCCCGGCGTCCGCCTCGAGTTCGAGCTTCTGCGCGCCGAGCTCTCCGAGTCGGCGGACCTGGGTTGGACGCTGGCCCTCGGCCACATCACCATCGAGCGTCCGGAGGGCCCACCCGGCCGCGACCTCGTGCGCGACTTCCACACCTGGAGGCGTCAGGCGGACGGGTCGTGGAAGGTGGTGGTGGACATGTGGAACTCGGGCCCCCTGCCGGAGGGCTGA
- a CDS encoding amidohydrolase family protein: MNRRDAVRSAAMTAAGLALGTRSAVAWSEDGAGVPASQPAPELLIRGGLIVNANGRRSADVRIVGERIREIGTGLRPGEGARVIDAAGHLVMPGGIDPHAHLQGGFVDDLTTGTMAAVAGGITTVGTFANAQRGESPLAAMDRWLAEVPRMAVGDVFFHASVWPPTPEFAAMLPELAERGQPSHKIFMTRADFGQHRRVLIDVLAAARDAGVVTLMHCEDGAILDAAVARLRAQGRTSLAYYAESRPELAEIAATQDAVALCALTGAPMHFVHLSSRRTLEAARDPAFGPLPITIETRPLYLYFTEEWLRGPDGPLYIGQPPLRPAEDVEAMWEGLRDGRIDLLATDHAPWTREQKMDPELDVGRVRPGVSDLRFVRPVLYSEGVHKGRLSLERHVDVTSTAAARAFGLYPDRGVIAEGSYGDIMILDPQRTHMVDASDDPSNSDYTPFQGWALTGWPIMTIRRGEVVYENGQVSAAVGSGRPAVRRPWGS; this comes from the coding sequence ATGAATCGCCGCGATGCCGTTCGTTCCGCAGCCATGACGGCTGCCGGTCTGGCACTGGGGACCCGCTCCGCGGTCGCGTGGAGCGAGGACGGCGCAGGCGTACCGGCTTCCCAGCCCGCGCCTGAGCTCCTGATTCGCGGGGGCTTGATCGTGAATGCCAACGGACGCCGAAGCGCGGACGTGCGCATCGTGGGCGAGCGCATCCGTGAGATCGGCACCGGATTGCGACCGGGAGAAGGCGCGCGTGTCATCGATGCTGCCGGCCATCTGGTCATGCCGGGCGGGATCGACCCCCATGCGCATCTGCAGGGCGGCTTCGTCGACGACCTCACCACGGGCACGATGGCCGCGGTGGCCGGCGGAATCACGACGGTGGGGACGTTCGCGAACGCACAACGGGGGGAGAGTCCACTTGCCGCCATGGACCGGTGGCTGGCGGAAGTGCCCCGCATGGCGGTGGGCGACGTGTTCTTCCATGCATCGGTCTGGCCGCCGACTCCTGAGTTTGCGGCCATGTTGCCGGAGCTCGCGGAGCGCGGCCAACCGAGTCACAAGATCTTCATGACCCGCGCGGACTTCGGTCAACATCGCCGCGTGCTCATCGATGTGCTGGCGGCTGCTCGTGACGCCGGTGTGGTCACGCTCATGCACTGCGAGGACGGCGCCATCCTGGACGCTGCCGTAGCGAGGCTGCGTGCGCAGGGCCGCACCTCGCTCGCCTACTACGCCGAGAGTCGGCCCGAGCTGGCCGAGATTGCCGCCACCCAGGATGCGGTGGCGTTGTGCGCGCTGACGGGTGCACCCATGCACTTCGTACACCTTTCGTCCCGACGCACCTTGGAGGCGGCGCGGGACCCCGCCTTCGGACCCCTGCCCATCACCATCGAGACGCGGCCGCTCTATCTGTACTTCACCGAAGAGTGGCTGCGCGGACCCGACGGGCCCCTCTACATCGGTCAGCCACCGCTCCGCCCCGCGGAGGACGTGGAGGCGATGTGGGAAGGTCTACGGGATGGCCGTATCGACCTGCTGGCTACGGACCACGCGCCCTGGACCCGCGAGCAGAAGATGGACCCCGAGCTGGACGTGGGGCGCGTGCGACCGGGCGTGAGCGACCTGCGCTTCGTACGGCCGGTGCTCTACTCCGAGGGCGTGCACAAGGGGCGGCTCTCGCTGGAGCGCCATGTGGACGTCACGTCGACCGCGGCGGCCCGCGCCTTCGGGCTCTACCCCGACCGAGGGGTCATCGCCGAGGGCTCGTACGGCGACATCATGATCCTCGATCCGCAGCGCACCCATATGGTCGATGCTTCGGACGACCCCTCCAACTCGGACTACACTCCCTTCCAGGGGTGGGCGCTCACGGGTTGGCCGATCATGACCATTCGGAGGGGCGAAGTGGTCTACGAGAACGGGCAGGTCAGCGCGGCCGTCGGAAGCGGCCGTCCCGCAGTGCGGAGGCCCTGGGGTAGCTGA
- a CDS encoding DUF11 domain-containing protein, protein MRRLALLALAFLVAQGCRDALLEPEITPAAQELVPGAPALTRALAPAFSCTRSWAAAVDGDWYDGSRWSPAGAPGPTDNVCIDVAGTYEVTLDYDGLANIVKVGGLGALATLTLEHSLLVDEGILVETSGHLVVSASQTVHMGSSPPSAALQLPDADWFENHGIVEIEANCVCSPVTRWAFRSYENHGFMYLAGPSELEVIGESDPTGRDFLNRGFIVTSGTGAVRVGGTDPLDQQAGRFIQEAGSISGTAPLVLTFLNTFEWSGGPLPVNAADPAQSVVVTEEVERVLLLEPDLAGALTVRPILGSFGTLWLSYWVEGTVGPDLHLMIEPLAQGAFFLGGGDAFTNRGTIDVLLETGETFYAAMPGVATPDFLQDGLFRVSGQGTLELAWFGPDGELANSGSMEISSGSLVRLVGGSSSNFVASNSGSIVVAPGSGLEVEGVALTVSPGSRQTGSLLLKRSELRGSGALGDVELENSMIAPAGTGTLPGGAPPGIGMLTLASLALDRWSEVEMDVAGTTPNTHDQLRVAGAIHYAGTLTVRTHSSFTGGQCGQVVPLISDGTPAQTDRGSFGAVNGVALGGGRAWRFHNPTGLLALAGYRPGPEDVYATASTLSMREGGPAKAYQICLGSGTPAAEVVVAPTALRSQLTLPAPFTFAPDDWFLPRTVAVQVIDDAVVEGLHGDTIVHVASSADPAWNSGTAGPVAVSIQDNDGLADLGAVRVAQQDNQFLGDTMHTTFRVTNAGPTESSGSTFVSTPLVGLAFVSATGASCASDGAGVVTCAVGPVPAGGQVDFEIAFEGVTVGLHSNTWTVTGEQPDPNPANDAVVYTQRVN, encoded by the coding sequence ATGCGCCGCCTCGCTCTGTTGGCCCTCGCGTTCCTCGTCGCGCAGGGCTGTCGTGACGCTCTGCTCGAGCCCGAGATCACGCCCGCCGCGCAGGAGTTGGTCCCAGGCGCGCCCGCGCTCACTCGCGCGCTGGCTCCGGCGTTCTCCTGTACCCGCTCGTGGGCGGCCGCTGTGGATGGTGACTGGTACGATGGCTCACGGTGGTCACCGGCCGGCGCACCCGGCCCCACCGACAACGTGTGCATCGATGTCGCCGGGACCTACGAGGTGACGCTCGACTACGATGGGCTCGCCAACATCGTGAAGGTGGGCGGGCTCGGCGCGCTGGCCACGTTGACGCTCGAGCACTCGCTGCTGGTGGACGAAGGCATCCTGGTCGAGACGTCGGGTCACCTGGTGGTCTCCGCGAGTCAAACGGTGCACATGGGGAGCAGCCCCCCGAGTGCGGCGCTGCAACTCCCCGACGCCGACTGGTTCGAGAACCACGGCATCGTGGAGATCGAGGCGAACTGCGTGTGCTCTCCCGTGACCCGCTGGGCGTTCCGGAGCTACGAGAACCACGGCTTCATGTACCTGGCGGGTCCGTCTGAGCTGGAGGTGATCGGTGAAAGCGATCCCACCGGACGGGACTTCCTCAACCGCGGCTTCATCGTCACGAGTGGGACCGGGGCGGTGAGGGTGGGCGGTACGGACCCACTCGACCAGCAAGCCGGCCGCTTTATCCAGGAAGCCGGCTCAATATCGGGAACGGCTCCCTTGGTGCTGACCTTCCTCAATACGTTCGAATGGAGCGGCGGACCGCTGCCGGTCAATGCCGCCGACCCGGCCCAGTCCGTGGTGGTGACCGAAGAAGTGGAGCGCGTCCTGCTTTTGGAACCCGATCTCGCAGGCGCGCTGACCGTCCGCCCGATCTTGGGCAGCTTCGGCACCCTTTGGCTGTCCTATTGGGTCGAGGGTACCGTGGGCCCGGACCTGCACTTGATGATTGAGCCGCTGGCCCAGGGCGCGTTCTTTCTCGGCGGGGGGGATGCGTTCACCAACCGCGGCACGATCGATGTGCTCCTGGAGACCGGAGAGACCTTCTACGCTGCAATGCCCGGTGTCGCGACGCCGGATTTCCTCCAGGACGGGTTGTTTCGTGTCAGCGGTCAGGGCACGCTGGAGCTCGCTTGGTTCGGGCCCGACGGAGAGCTGGCGAACAGCGGGAGCATGGAGATCTCGAGCGGAAGTCTGGTCCGTCTCGTCGGGGGATCGTCATCCAACTTCGTCGCATCGAATTCGGGATCGATCGTCGTTGCGCCAGGATCGGGGTTGGAGGTGGAGGGCGTGGCGCTCACGGTCAGCCCGGGCAGTCGGCAGACCGGTAGCCTCCTGCTGAAACGGAGCGAGCTACGGGGGTCGGGTGCGCTCGGCGACGTGGAGTTGGAGAACTCCATGATCGCTCCCGCGGGCACGGGCACACTACCGGGCGGCGCTCCCCCTGGAATCGGCATGTTGACCTTGGCGTCATTGGCGCTCGATCGCTGGAGCGAGGTGGAAATGGACGTGGCGGGAACGACACCCAACACCCACGACCAGCTGCGTGTGGCCGGGGCCATCCACTACGCCGGGACGCTCACCGTGCGGACCCACTCCTCGTTCACGGGGGGGCAGTGCGGTCAGGTCGTGCCCCTCATCTCCGATGGGACCCCGGCTCAGACCGACCGGGGCTCCTTCGGCGCCGTCAATGGCGTCGCGCTGGGCGGTGGCCGCGCGTGGCGTTTCCACAACCCGACGGGGCTGCTGGCGCTCGCCGGCTACCGACCCGGTCCGGAGGACGTGTATGCCACCGCTTCCACCCTCTCGATGCGGGAAGGCGGTCCAGCCAAGGCCTACCAGATCTGTCTGGGGAGCGGCACTCCCGCCGCGGAGGTGGTCGTCGCACCCACGGCGCTGAGAAGCCAGCTCACGCTACCAGCGCCCTTCACCTTCGCCCCCGACGACTGGTTCCTGCCGCGCACGGTTGCGGTGCAGGTGATCGACGACGCGGTGGTGGAGGGGCTCCACGGCGACACGATCGTGCACGTGGCCTCGAGTGCCGATCCGGCCTGGAACAGCGGGACGGCCGGTCCGGTCGCGGTCTCCATCCAGGACAACGATGGCTTGGCGGACCTCGGCGCGGTGCGCGTAGCCCAGCAGGACAACCAGTTCCTGGGAGACACCATGCACACCACGTTCCGTGTCACCAACGCGGGGCCCACGGAGTCGTCCGGCTCCACGTTCGTGTCGACGCCGCTGGTGGGACTCGCGTTCGTGTCGGCTACGGGCGCCAGCTGTGCGTCGGACGGTGCCGGAGTGGTGACCTGCGCCGTCGGGCCGGTCCCCGCGGGGGGTCAGGTGGACTTCGAGATCGCCTTCGAGGGCGTGACCGTGGGTCTGCACTCCAACACCTGGACCGTCACGGGAGAGCAGCCGGACCCGAACCCAGCCAACGATGCGGTGGTCTACACGCAGCGCGTGAACTGA